A single Vulpes lagopus strain Blue_001 chromosome 3, ASM1834538v1, whole genome shotgun sequence DNA region contains:
- the SSTR5 gene encoding somatostatin receptor type 5 isoform X1, which yields MEPLFPAPTLAGWNASSAAPGGGDNGTQEGLAPSPGARAVVVPVLYLLVCAAGLGGNALVIYVVLRHAKMKTVTNIYILNLAVADVLLMLGLPFLATQNAVSYWPFGPVLCRLVMTLDGINQFTSIFCLTVMSVDRYLAVVHPIRSTRWRRPRVAKLASAAVWAFSLLMSLPLVVFADIQEGWNTCNLSWPEPVGLWGAVFIIYTSVLGFFGPLLVICLCYLLIVVKVKASGVRVGATRRRSERKVTRMVVVVVVVFVGCWLPFFIVNIVNLAFVLPEEPASAGAYFFVVILSYANSCANPVLYGFLSDNFRQSFRKVLCLRKGYGAEDAEATEPQPDKSSRLQEAMLPTHGSEANGLMQTSRL from the coding sequence ATGGAGCCCCTGTTCCCGGCGCCCACGCTGGCCGGCTGGAACGCCTCCTCGGCGGCCCCCGGCGGTGGCGACAACGGGACACAGGAGGGGCTGGCGCCCTCGCCAGGGGCCCGAGCGGTGGTGGTGCCCGTGCTGTACCTGCTGGTGTGTGCGGCGGGGCTGGGCGGCAACGCGCTGGTCATCTATGTGGTGCTGCGGCACGCCAAGATGAAGACGGTCACCAACATCTACATCCTCAACTTGGCCGTGGCCGACGTGCTGCTCATGCTGGGGCTGCCCTTCCTGGCCACACAGAACGCTGTCTCCTACTGGCCCTTCGGCCCCGTCCTGTGCCGCCTGGTCATGACGCTGGACGGCATCAACCAGTTCACCAGCATCTTCTGCCTGACGGTCATGAGCGTGGACCGCTACCTGGCCGTGGTCCACCCCATCCGCTCCACCCGCTGGCGCCGCCCCAGGGTGGCCAAGCTGGCCAGCGCCGCCGTCTGGGCCTTCTCGCTGCTCATGTCCCTGCCACTGGTGGTCTTTGCGGACATCCAGGAGGGCTGGAACACCTGCAACCTCAGCTGGCCTGAGCCCGTGGGCCTGTGGGGCGCCGTGTTCATCATCTACACGTCCGTGCTGGGCTTCTTCGGGCCACTGCTGGTCATCTGCCTCTGTTACCTGCTCATCGTGGTCAAGGTGAAGGCGTCTGGCGTGCGTGTGGGTGCCACGCGGCGGCGCTCGGAGCGCAAGGTGACCcgcatggtggtggtggtggtggtggtgtttgtgGGCTGCTGGCTGCCCTTCTTCATCGTCAACATTGTCAACCTGGCCTTCGTCCTGCCCGAGGAGCCCGCCTCTGCCGGCGCCTACTTCTTCGTGGTCATCCTGTCCTACGCCAACAGCTGCGCCAACCCTGTGCTCTATGGCTTCCTCTCCGACAACTTCCGCCAGAGCTTCCGGAAGGTTCTGTGCCTCCGCAAGGGCTATGGTGCCGAGGATGCAGAGGCCACAGAGCCGCAGCCCGACAAGAGCAGCCGGCTGCAGGAGGCCATGCTGCCCACACACGGCTCTGAGGCCAACGGGCTCATGCAGACTAGCCGGCTGTGA
- the SSTR5 gene encoding somatostatin receptor type 5 isoform X2 produces the protein MEPLFPAPTLAGWNASSAAPGGGDNGTQEGLAPSPGARAVVVPVLYLLVCAAGLGGNALVIYVVLRHAKMKTVTNIYILNLAVADVLLMLGLPFLATQNAVSYWPFGPVLCRLVMTLDGINQFTSIFCLTVMSVDRYLAVVHPIRSTRWRRPRVAKLASAAVWAFSLLMSLPLVVFADIQEGWNTCNLSWPEPVGLWGAVFIIYTSVLGFFGPLLVICLCYLLIVVKVKASGVRVGATRRRSERKLRQPCALWLPLRQLPPELPEGSVPPQGLWCRGCRGHRAAARQEQPAAGGHAAHTRL, from the exons ATGGAGCCCCTGTTCCCGGCGCCCACGCTGGCCGGCTGGAACGCCTCCTCGGCGGCCCCCGGCGGTGGCGACAACGGGACACAGGAGGGGCTGGCGCCCTCGCCAGGGGCCCGAGCGGTGGTGGTGCCCGTGCTGTACCTGCTGGTGTGTGCGGCGGGGCTGGGCGGCAACGCGCTGGTCATCTATGTGGTGCTGCGGCACGCCAAGATGAAGACGGTCACCAACATCTACATCCTCAACTTGGCCGTGGCCGACGTGCTGCTCATGCTGGGGCTGCCCTTCCTGGCCACACAGAACGCTGTCTCCTACTGGCCCTTCGGCCCCGTCCTGTGCCGCCTGGTCATGACGCTGGACGGCATCAACCAGTTCACCAGCATCTTCTGCCTGACGGTCATGAGCGTGGACCGCTACCTGGCCGTGGTCCACCCCATCCGCTCCACCCGCTGGCGCCGCCCCAGGGTGGCCAAGCTGGCCAGCGCCGCCGTCTGGGCCTTCTCGCTGCTCATGTCCCTGCCACTGGTGGTCTTTGCGGACATCCAGGAGGGCTGGAACACCTGCAACCTCAGCTGGCCTGAGCCCGTGGGCCTGTGGGGCGCCGTGTTCATCATCTACACGTCCGTGCTGGGCTTCTTCGGGCCACTGCTGGTCATCTGCCTCTGTTACCTGCTCATCGTGGTCAAGGTGAAGGCGTCTGGCGTGCGTGTGGGTGCCACGCGGCGGCGCTCGGAGCGCAAG CTGCGCCAACCCTGTGCTCTATGGCTTCCTCTCCGACAACTTCCGCCAGAGCTTCCGGAAGGTTCTGTGCCTCCGCAAGGGCTATGGTGCCGAGGATGCAGAGGCCACAGAGCCGCAGCCCGACAAGAGCAGCCGGCTGCAGGAGGCCATGCTGCCCACACACGGCTCTGA